A single window of Neospora caninum Liverpool complete genome, chromosome XII DNA harbors:
- a CDS encoding Predicted P-loop ATPase fused to an acetyltransferase (ISS), related gives MRKRVDPRVRTLVENCIHLGQRSFFVIIGDRGSEQVVNLHYLLHRYFPAQKPSVLWCYKKDLGFSSHRRKRAKQVKKKIQRGLYDPNIDDPFELFMSSTNVRFCYYKDTHTVLGSTVGMCILQDFEAITPNILCRTVETVQGGGIICLLLRSFASLQQLYDLSMDIHGRFKTERFSQVKPRFNERFILSLARCRNCLIVDDELNVLPLTTFSQTLRPLKGSKSETGDESPKGVAADSEALLEKKKMSEELECLKRDFKETPPVGPLINLCLSVDQAKAVLAFLDCLASQASGKSKANGGASEQNGGKLATQLHQTFALTAARGRGKSAALGIAVAAAVAYDYTNIFVSAPSPENVKTLFDFVIKGLAALGLKEHLDFSVTREDTGLATTAHASRSSGVSPSEGNSSRGASRLITGVEVHRGHKQTVTFVTPDKRESLAHADLLVIDEAASIPLPIVKSLFGPYVVLLSSTVHGYEGTGRALSLKLLQDLKQNKFSSLSNNPKGGFLARSLKQLTLTTPIRYSMGDGVEAWLHDLLCLGATEPPKLSEAALPPASKCDLYLVDRDALFSYHDASEAFLHNLLSLFVSSHYKNSPNDLMLMADAPAHLLFALLPPVDEQTATVPDIYCAIQVSIEGHLSKQAIQQALGRGMRPSGDLIPWTLAQQFADEDFGALTGARVVRIACHPSLQRLGYGTAALQQLMDFFEMKGVTLSDEGKNALSSSRLSEPQALAEDEEEDEEEEEEGDEEEDEEGDEEEDEEGEEEEMKVKDGKATKGDEKAKRERKDASVASASDSPSEVAKVWTKKSLRPRPAPPLLSPCRSTRPDFSIDYFGVAFGLSAPLLRFWTRRSFVPVYMRQTVTDVTGEFSCILLRPAEIEGGLWSAKERKGDSGEAEAAVDEENLRKKNRWQGIETDRPANEARHHTKRGGGGGGAQAYTGVGKSRARQTTRKEAGRRETGWRGLGQPAGREASKKSSRGLVGRRGGAWLSAFACDFRARFLQLLGGAFRRLPSSLALCLVTCSSRSPDHAETPGSSGEGAVFPPLSLANLPNFFSGHDLGRLRKYAQQLADLPLILDLLPSLASLFFNGRFPPLAASSVNLSHLQQVVLLAVGLQRKTPDDVSTEFNIPPNQTLALLNKAVHKFVGFFQKLHEAQVEEEVESQWGLRPAASRRLVVEGGGALLGELPAQSFAEELAEGAKKVKRQQKIELKNLLDALGGEEAMKEHSMDAYNEEDFNAAVGAGRALQGSSASRVFSLKRKNPNKGQKSGAPGEKEGDGGEKKKKPKHGFGSKDKNKHKVYANR, from the exons ATGAGGAAGCGCGTGGATCCGCGCGTGCGGACGCTCGTGGAGAACTGCATCCACCTCGGCCAGCGTTCGTTCTTCGTCATCATCGGCGACAGGGGCTCTGAGCAAGTGGTCAATCTGCACTACCTCCTCCACCGCTACTTCCCCGCCCAGAAACCGTCCGTTTTGTGGTGTTACAAGAAGGACTTGGGCTTCTCTTCCCACCGTCGGAAGCGCGCGAAgcaggtgaagaagaagatccAGCGCGGGCTGTATGACCCGAACATCGATGACCCCTTCGAGCTCTTCATGTCCTCCACGAACGTCCGGTTCTGCTACtacaaagacacacacacggtgCTCGGGTCCACGGTGGGCATGTGCATTCTCCAGGACTTCGAGGCCATCACCCCCAACATCCTCTGCCGAACTGTGGAAACCGTCCAGGGCGGAGGCATCATCTGCCTTCTGCTCCGCTCGTTCGCCTCCCTCCAGCAACTCTACGACCTCAGCATGGACATCCACGGCAG ATTCAAAACCGAGCGTTTCAGCCAAGTGAAGCCTCGCTTCAACGAGCGGTTCATCCTCTCCCTGGCCCGGTGTCGGAACTGCTTGATTGTCGACGACGAGTTGAACGTGCTGCCGCTCACGACCTTCTCCCAAACGCTGCGCCCGCTGAAAGGCTCCAAGAGCGAGACTGGTGACGAGTCTCCCAAGGGCGTCGCGGCCGATTCCGAAGCGctcctcgagaagaagaagatgagcgAGGAGCTAGAGTGCCTGAAGCGCGACTTCAAGGAGACACCGCCCGTCGGGCCCCTAATCaacctctgtctctcggtcgACCAGGCGAAGGCCgtgctcgccttcctcgactgtctcgcctcgcaggcGAGTGGCAAGTCGAAGGCAAACGGCGGCGCCTCAGAGCAGAACGGAGGCAAACTGGCGACGCAGCTCCACCAAACCTTTGCACTCACCGCCGccagaggccgaggaaaaaGCGCCGCGCTAGGCATTGCCGTCGCGGCTGCCGTCGCCTACGACTACACAAAcatcttcgtctctgcaCCATCGCCAGAAAACGTCAAGACACTCTTTGACTTCGTCATCAAA GgtctcgccgcgctcggcCTCAAAGAACATCTCGACTTCAGCGTCACACGCGAGGACACCGGACTCGCGACAACGGCTCACGCCtcgcgcagcagcggcgtctctccgtcggaAGGCAACTCGAGTCGCGGTGCCAGTCGGCTTATCACCGGAGTCGAAGTTCACAGAGGCCACAAACAAACTGTCACCTTCGTTACTCCCGACAAACGCGAAAGTCTCGCACATGCCGACTTGCTGGTGATTGACGAAGCCGCTTCCATTCCACTTCCCATTGTCAAGTCGCTCTTTG GGCCGTAcgtcgttcttctttcctcgactGTCCACGGCTACGAGGGAACGGGGCGTGCACTCTCGCTCAAGCTTCTTCAAGATTTAAAACAAAACAAATTCTCCTCGTTGAGCAACAACCCAAAAGGTGGTTTCCTCGCCAGGAGTTTGAAACAGCTAACGCTCACCACTCCCATCCGCTATTCCATGGGAGACGGAGTGGAAGCTTGGCTCCACGacctcctctgtctcggaGCAACTGAACCGCCGAAACTCTCTGAA GCTGCGCTGCCGCCAGCTTCCAAGTGCGACTTGTACTTGGTCGACCGGGATGCTCTCTTTTCGTACCACGACGCATCCGAGGCGTTCCTCCACaaccttctctcgctgtttgtctcttcgcaCTACAAAAACAGCCCCAACGATTTGATGTTGATGGCTGACGCTCCTGCACACctcctctttgctcttctgcctcccgTTGACGAACAGACGGCGACCGTCCCCGATATCTACTGCGCGATTCAG GTTTCGATCGAAGGACATCTGTCCAAACAAGCGATTCAGCAGGCTCTCGGGCGTGGTATGCGACCGTCCGGGGATCTCATCCCGTGGACGCTGGCACAACAGTTTGCCGATGAGGACTTTGGCGCCTTGACTGGA gcGCGAGTCGTCCGAATCGCCTGCCATCCCTCGCTGCAGCGGCTCGGGTACGGCACGGCTGCACTTCAGCAGCTGATGGACTTTTTCGAGATGAAAGGCGTGACCCTgagcgacgaaggcaagAACGCGCTCTCGagctcccgtctctccgaACCGCAAGCACTcgccgaagacgaagaggaagacgaagaggaggaagaggagggagatgaggaggaagatgaggaaggagatgaggaggaagatgaggaaggagaggaagaagagatgaaGGTGAAGGACGGCAAGGCAACGAAgggggacgagaaggcaaagagagagcggaaagatGCGTCTGTAGCTTCCGCTTCAGATTCGCCGTCGGAAGTCGCAAAAGTGTGGACGAAAAAGTCGTTAAGGCCGCGTCCAGCGCCTCCACTGCTCTCGCCCTGTCGCTCGACTCGCCCCGACTTCAGCATCGATTATTTCGGAGTGGCGTttggcctctctgctcccttgCTCCGCTTCTGGACGCGCCGGAGTTTCGTGCCCGTTTACATGCGGCAGACAGTCACAGACGTCACTGGCGAGTTCAGCTGCATCCTGCTGAGGCCTGCCGAAATCGAAGGCGGCCTGTGGAGCGCaaaagaacggaaaggagactcgggagaagccgaggcagcggtcgacgaggagaacctgcggaagaagaaccGATGGCAAGGCATCGAAACCGACCGACCTGCAAACGAGGCAAGGCATCACACAaaacgggggggggggggggggggagcgcAGGCATACACAGGCGTCGGGAAATCGAGAGCGCGGCAGACAACGCGAAAAGAAGccggacgaagagaaacaggatGGCGGGGCCTGGGGCAGCCTGCCGGCAGAGAAGCCAGCAAGAAGTCCTCGCGCGGG CTCGTAGGAcgccgcggcggcgcgtggCTGTCAGCCTTTGCATGCGACTtccgcgcgcgtttcctccagCTCCTCGGAGGCGCCTTCAGAcggctgccttcttccctcgctctttgcCTGGTCACGTGCTCGTCTCGATCCCCGGACCACGCAGAGACTCCCGGAAGCTCCGGCGAAGGGGCGGTCTTccctccgctgtctctcgcaaAT CTGCCAAACTTTTTTTCCGGCCACGACCTCGGGCGTCTCCGCAAGTACGCGCAACAGCTCGCCGACTTGCCGCTGATTTTGGATCTCCTGCCCTCCCTCGCAAGTCTCTTCTTCAACGGCCGGTTCCCTCCACTCGCTGCCTCCTCAGTGAACCTCTCGCACCTCCAGCAAgtcgtcctcctcgccgtcggcctTCAAAGGAAAACGC CCGACGACGTCTCGACCGAGTTCAACATCCCACCAAATCAGACCTTGGCACTCCTCAACAAGGCCGTTCATAAGTTTGTTGGATTCTTCCAG aaACTGCACGAAGCGCAAGTCGAAGAGGAAGTGGAGTCGCAGTGGGGGCTGCGCCCAGCAGCCTCCCGGCGGCTCGTCGTTGAGGGCGGCGGAGCACTCCTCGGGGAGTTGCCTGCGCAGAGCTTCGCTGAGGAGCttgcagaaggcgcgaagaaagtGAAGCGGCAACAGAAGATCGAGCTGAAGAACCTCCTCGACGCTctcggcggcgaagaagccaTGAAG GAACATTCGATGGACGCGTACAACGAAGAAGACTTCAACGCCGCAGTCGGCGCAGGCCGCGCCCTCCAAGGCAGTTCCG CGtcacgcgtcttctcgttGAAGCGGAAGAACCCGAACAAGGGACAGAAAAGTGGCGCgcccggagagaaggaaggcgacggaggcgagaaaaagaaaaagccgAAACACGGCTTCGGGTCGAAAGACAAAAACAAGCACAAAGTCTATGCAAATCGATAA